Proteins co-encoded in one Lynx canadensis isolate LIC74 chromosome C1, mLynCan4.pri.v2, whole genome shotgun sequence genomic window:
- the ERRFI1 gene encoding LOW QUALITY PROTEIN: ERBB receptor feedback inhibitor 1 (The sequence of the model RefSeq protein was modified relative to this genomic sequence to represent the inferred CDS: inserted 1 base in 1 codon), whose translation MSTAGVAAQEIRVPLKTGFLHDGQALRTVRACWGGRSEFENHFLNIDPXTMAYSLNSSAQEHLTSLGRAATSAPRSGSHFAEHGPSQKPSLAPLIIPPGEHPGPREEERVACGFRKLSVNGVCASPPPLTPIKSPPSPFPCTALCERGSRPLPPLPISEDLSLDETDCEVEFLTSSDTDFLLEDCTLSGFKYDVPGRRSFRGCGQINYAYFDTPAVSAADLSQAPEQNGGVQNSNPPLPQTHRRLRRSHSGPAGSFNKPAIRISSYIHRASPNSDEDKPEVPPRVPIPPRPVKPDYRRWSAEVTSSTYSDEDRPPKVPPREPLSRSNSRTPSPKSLPSYLNGVMPPTQSFAPDPKYVSSKALQRQNSEGSASKAPCILPVIENGKKVSSTHYYLLPERPPYLDKFEKFFREAEETNSSTHTQPLSADRGTASAAEKLDSKTRLDLGGHVRRKHSSYVVSP comes from the exons ATGTCCACAGCAGGAGTTGCTGCCCAGGAGATTCGAGTCCCGTTGAAAACCGGATTCCTGCACGATGGCCAAGCCTTGAGGACCGTGAGGGCCTGCTGGGGCGGCCGCAGCGAGTTTGAAAA tcACTTTTTGAACATCGACC ATACCATGGCCTACAGCCTCAACTCTTCGGCCCAGGAGCACCTCACATCTCTTG GGCGCGCTGCGACGTCCGCGCCAAGGAGCGGCAGCCACTTTGCAGAGCACGGCCCCTCCCAGAAGCCCAGCTTGGCCCCTCTCATCATTCCCCCGGGCGAGCACCCGGGACCGCGGGAAGAGGAGCGAGTCGCGTGTGGTTTTAGGAAACTCTCGGTGAACGGCGTGTGTGCTTCTCCCCCTCCGCTCACACCCATAAAgagccccccttcccccttcccctgcacGGCCCTCTGTGAACGCGGTTCCCGGCCCCTCCCGCCACTGCCCATCTCCGAAGACCTCTCTCTGGACGAGACAGACTGCGAGGTCGAGTTCCTGACCAGCTCGGACACGGACTTCCTCTTGGAAGACTGTACGCTTTCTGGCTTCAAATACGATGTTCCTGGCAGGCGAAGCTTCCGTGGGTGTGGACAGATCAACTACGCGTATTTTGATACCCCAGCTGTCTCCGCGGCAGATCTCAGCCAGGCGCCTGAGCAGAATGGAGGTGTGCAAAATTCAAATCCTCCTCTGCCTCAGACCCACCGGAGATTAAGAAGGTCTCATTCGGGACCAGCTGGATCCTTCAACAAGCCGGCCATCAGGATATCCAGCTACATCCACAGAGCTTCTCCGAACTCCGACGAAGACAAACCCGAGGTGCCCCCCAGGGTCCCCATTCCTCCTCGGCCCGTGAAGCCAGATTACAGAAGGTGGTCGGCGGAAGTCACTTCCAGCACCTACAGCGACGAAGACCGGCCTCCCAAAGTACCACCGAGAGAACCGTTATCACGGAGTAACTCCCGCACGCCAAGCCCCAAAAGCCTTCCGTCTTACCTCAATGGGGTCATGCCCCCCACGCAGAGCTTTGCCCCTGACCCCAAGTACGTGAGCAGCAAAGCTCTGCAGAGACAGAACAGCGAAGGGTCCGCCAGTAAGGCTCCCTGCATCCTGCCCGTCATCGAAAACGGGAAGAAGGTGAGCTCGACACACTATTACCTACTACCTGAGAGACCGCCGTACCTGGACAAGTTTGAAAAGTTTTTCCGGGAAGCAGAGGAAACAAACTCAAGCACCCACACCCAGCCGCTGTCTGCTGACCGCGGTACAGCCTCGGCCGCAGAAAAGCTGGACTCCAAGACAAGACTGGACCTGGGGGGCCACGTGAGGCGTAAACACTCGTCCTACGTGGTTTCTCCTTAG